One window of Nostoc sp. C052 genomic DNA carries:
- a CDS encoding response regulator, whose product MHSPNPTSLNSLTPSLLTSLEVCSEESVYAPGYIQPHGILLMLQEPHLRILQISENVEQFFGISAEALLDQPLQRLFSNDQVQRLAGYLAQDSLELCNPFELKTRRRVAQTDWQQKNQTFTGVMYRMVDGLILELEPQQSSNSIHSTQFYHRLQVAIANLRNATNLKSMAQTLARDVKAMTGFDRVMIYRFKEDDSGVVIAEQKQRHLESYLGLHYMATDIPAPARKLFCRKWIRFIPDVNYTPIPLIPSNHPLTDTPLDLSNSVLRGVSHYHIEYLQNMGVAGSMTISLLDDKRLWGLIACHHSSPKLVDYETRKACEFLGQFASIELVHKQEQELHFYRTQVKRIQDQLQKTLLQESNFIEQVLSQNTFQLLELVHAQGAAISLDGHLTLLGQTPSLAQVHELVKWLVQYQGEQVFATDSLSRLYPAAKAFTDQASGILAISILFNHVKQKSHHIIWFRPEQIQTVNWGGNPQDTVKINEIGEMELCPRKSFELWKETVRETSNSWEIAELEAATEMRNTLMLALLEFSQIALEEAAEQAAIANRAKSQFLAKMSHELRTPLNAILGFTQLMNRSDKIPSEFQEDLDIISRSGEHLLTLINDVLEMSKIEAGQLQLTENYFDLHQLIHSIRDMLALKAVEKRIDLRIEQDISVPRYVHGDESKLRQILLNLLSNAIKFTTTGIVTLHLQALIGRMGSINSFDSRERNTDDSKPIITLHIEIEDTGCGIAESDMETVFAAFMQTDRGRHTQGTGLGLSISRQFARLMGGDITVRSILERGSTFICEVLLSLGNSVDIIAPETTRTVIGLEPGQPTYRILVVEDFQENRQLLIRLLESVGFEVSAAENGNEAIALWEKWQPHLILMDIQMPGIDGYETTRQIRGRDAGKDVVIIAVTAYAFEENYTTSIQAGCNDHINKPFIEAILFEKIAQYLEVCYRYREEALSGLDQQTLIQKSLMVKDLQVMSPEWIIQAHQAALDLNDAELYNLIAQIPNEEQVLANALKYLVDNFELEAIGNLTQT is encoded by the coding sequence ATGCACTCGCCAAATCCTACCTCACTCAACTCACTCACCCCTTCACTACTGACTTCTTTAGAAGTGTGTAGTGAAGAATCGGTCTATGCTCCCGGTTATATTCAGCCGCATGGAATCTTGCTGATGCTGCAAGAGCCACACCTTAGAATCTTGCAGATTAGTGAAAATGTGGAACAGTTTTTTGGGATTTCGGCAGAAGCATTGCTGGATCAACCATTACAACGGTTATTTTCTAACGATCAAGTGCAGCGACTTGCTGGGTATCTAGCTCAAGATAGCCTGGAGCTTTGCAATCCGTTTGAGCTAAAAACGCGGCGGAGGGTTGCTCAGACTGATTGGCAACAGAAAAATCAGACATTTACAGGTGTGATGTACCGGATGGTAGATGGGTTGATCCTAGAATTAGAACCTCAGCAATCGAGCAACAGCATCCATTCAACCCAGTTCTATCACCGCCTGCAAGTGGCGATCGCCAATCTCCGTAATGCCACTAACCTGAAAAGTATGGCTCAAACCCTTGCCAGAGATGTAAAAGCAATGACTGGGTTCGATCGGGTGATGATCTACCGCTTTAAGGAAGATGACAGTGGTGTGGTGATTGCGGAGCAGAAACAGAGGCATTTAGAAAGCTACTTGGGACTGCACTATATGGCGACAGATATTCCCGCGCCAGCCCGCAAGTTGTTTTGCCGCAAGTGGATACGATTTATTCCTGATGTCAATTATACCCCAATCCCCCTAATTCCCAGCAACCATCCTCTGACGGATACACCCCTGGATCTGAGTAATTCTGTGTTACGAGGAGTCTCTCACTATCACATTGAATACTTACAGAATATGGGGGTTGCTGGGTCGATGACGATTTCGTTGCTCGACGATAAACGCCTCTGGGGATTAATTGCCTGTCACCACTCCAGCCCGAAACTAGTGGATTATGAAACTCGCAAAGCCTGTGAATTTTTAGGACAGTTTGCCTCAATTGAACTGGTGCATAAGCAAGAACAAGAATTGCACTTTTACCGAACACAGGTGAAAAGGATTCAGGATCAACTGCAAAAGACATTATTGCAAGAGTCCAATTTTATTGAGCAAGTGTTGAGCCAAAATACTTTTCAATTACTGGAGCTAGTTCATGCTCAAGGAGCGGCGATTTCACTTGACGGTCATCTGACATTACTTGGTCAAACGCCATCGCTCGCCCAAGTGCATGAACTGGTGAAGTGGTTGGTGCAATACCAGGGGGAACAAGTGTTTGCGACTGATTCCCTCTCACGTTTATATCCAGCAGCGAAGGCATTTACAGATCAAGCTAGCGGCATCCTGGCAATTTCAATTTTATTCAATCATGTTAAACAAAAGTCTCACCACATTATCTGGTTTCGACCAGAGCAAATCCAGACAGTGAATTGGGGGGGCAACCCCCAAGATACAGTGAAAATCAATGAAATTGGAGAGATGGAATTGTGTCCCCGAAAGTCCTTTGAACTGTGGAAGGAAACTGTGAGAGAAACTTCCAATTCTTGGGAGATTGCGGAACTGGAAGCCGCTACCGAGATGCGAAATACACTGATGTTGGCACTGCTGGAGTTTTCCCAGATAGCCCTAGAAGAAGCGGCAGAACAAGCCGCGATCGCCAATCGTGCCAAAAGCCAGTTCCTTGCTAAAATGAGCCACGAACTGCGGACTCCTCTCAATGCCATTTTGGGATTTACTCAGTTGATGAACCGTAGCGACAAGATTCCATCTGAGTTTCAGGAAGATTTAGACATCATTAGCCGCAGTGGAGAACACCTGCTAACCTTGATCAATGATGTATTGGAAATGTCCAAAATTGAAGCGGGTCAGTTACAGTTAACGGAAAACTATTTCGATTTGCATCAACTAATCCACTCCATCAGAGATATGCTTGCTCTCAAAGCTGTAGAGAAAAGAATTGATCTGAGAATAGAACAGGATATTAGCGTTCCTCGCTATGTACATGGTGACGAATCAAAACTACGCCAAATTTTGCTCAACCTATTAAGTAATGCGATCAAATTTACGACAACAGGCATTGTCACTCTGCACTTACAAGCTTTGATCGGGAGAATGGGCAGCATCAACTCATTTGATTCAAGAGAACGCAATACCGATGATTCCAAACCAATCATCACTCTTCATATCGAAATTGAAGATACTGGATGTGGTATCGCTGAGTCTGATATGGAGACTGTGTTTGCAGCCTTTATGCAAACAGATCGAGGTCGCCATACTCAAGGGACAGGTTTAGGCTTATCGATTAGCCGTCAGTTTGCCCGTTTAATGGGTGGTGATATTACAGTGCGAAGCATCTTGGAGCGGGGATCAACTTTTATTTGTGAGGTTTTACTGAGTCTGGGAAACTCAGTAGATATCATCGCGCCAGAAACGACTCGCACTGTTATCGGTCTAGAACCCGGACAACCCACTTATCGCATTCTAGTGGTGGAAGACTTTCAAGAAAATCGTCAGTTGCTCATCAGGCTATTGGAATCAGTTGGGTTCGAGGTCAGTGCCGCTGAGAACGGAAATGAAGCGATCGCTCTCTGGGAAAAATGGCAGCCCCACCTGATTTTAATGGATATTCAAATGCCGGGAATTGATGGCTACGAGACTACTCGGCAAATTCGCGGGAGGGATGCAGGTAAAGACGTGGTGATTATTGCGGTGACGGCTTATGCCTTTGAGGAAAATTACACCACCAGCATTCAAGCAGGCTGCAACGACCACATCAACAAACCATTTATAGAAGCTATCCTATTTGAGAAGATTGCACAATACTTAGAAGTCTGCTACCGCTACCGCGAAGAAGCTTTATCAGGGTTAGACCAGCAAACTTTAATTCAGAAATCCCTAATGGTCAAAGATTTACAGGTAATGTCGCCAGAGTGGATTATTCAGGCGCATCAAGCAGCTTTGGATCTCAATGATGCCGAACTCTACAATCTCATCGCTCAAATCCCCAACGAGGAGCAAGTTCTCGCCAATGCTCTGAAATATTTGGTGGATAATTTTGAACTGGAGGCGATCGGAAATCTAACCCAAACTTAG
- a CDS encoding DUF1565 domain-containing protein — protein sequence MILPYVFDKYRRVDVLIAKLRFLKSARLLFFSFSVLLFTVSLGAASLAFLGSALAIPSTPDSAPLGEKTPSQTNVLFVNPSIGDDKAGNGSESAPVKTITQALRLANANTVIMLSTGTYSADTGEEFPLILKPGVSIQGNPSNQGKDIIIQGGGDYLSRSFAGQNVTIVGANQVLLTGVTVTNSNPRGYGLWIESSNPVVAENTFTGSTQDGISVSGNAAPTISKNYFDRNGANGITIAGNSSPQVKENVFHQTGFGINIAQNSAPVVIGNQIQNNRSGIVVQANARPILRNNSIQDNKEDGLVAIAQAMPDLGSASEPGGNTFQNNGRYDINASAAKQVISAAGNNLVSDRITGKVDINGTTALATQNSQPAANNILREIPATAEITFSSPEISETINGQSSNNISANNPVSTQLNSQLLPLVPANLSLSTPRSNQQPPTSKVAGFPTPSSLSGRLPTNTQVTQPPNTPQLNYVRIDPNTIEFTAPEYPSNSVAQPPVPTMRNQIQQPSPILETAVPDASALLPLPNNNIPIANTRNLRTSSASIPYRGNSATQFGVRYRVVVTLATDRDKDLVRSLVPGAFPTVWEGQKVMQAGVFSSEYNAKEMLKTLSSNGLRAIMEPLN from the coding sequence ATGATTCTCCCTTATGTGTTTGATAAGTACCGTAGAGTAGATGTTCTGATTGCAAAGCTGAGGTTTCTGAAATCAGCAAGGCTTTTATTCTTTAGTTTTTCAGTATTATTATTTACCGTAAGTCTGGGAGCGGCAAGTTTGGCGTTCCTGGGTAGCGCGTTAGCAATTCCATCAACACCAGATTCAGCGCCTCTAGGTGAGAAAACACCTTCTCAGACTAACGTGCTGTTTGTCAACCCTAGCATCGGAGATGACAAGGCAGGCAATGGCAGCGAATCCGCTCCTGTAAAAACTATTACCCAAGCCTTGCGATTAGCTAATGCCAATACTGTAATTATGCTTTCCACGGGTACTTATAGCGCCGATACAGGAGAGGAATTTCCCTTAATTCTGAAACCGGGTGTTTCAATTCAAGGCAACCCTAGCAATCAAGGTAAGGATATTATTATTCAGGGAGGCGGTGATTACCTGAGCCGGAGCTTTGCCGGTCAAAATGTCACAATTGTTGGGGCAAACCAAGTCTTGCTCACTGGGGTGACAGTGACGAACTCTAACCCCCGTGGTTACGGTTTATGGATTGAATCTAGCAATCCAGTAGTTGCAGAAAATACATTTACTGGCAGTACTCAAGATGGGATTTCTGTCAGTGGTAATGCTGCACCTACTATTAGTAAGAATTACTTCGATCGCAATGGAGCCAATGGGATCACAATTGCTGGTAACTCTAGCCCCCAAGTGAAAGAAAATGTCTTTCACCAAACAGGTTTTGGGATTAATATTGCCCAAAATTCCGCTCCTGTAGTTATTGGCAATCAAATCCAGAATAATAGATCGGGGATTGTGGTACAAGCAAATGCCCGTCCAATTTTACGGAATAACTCTATTCAAGATAATAAAGAAGATGGTTTAGTTGCGATCGCTCAAGCAATGCCAGATTTGGGTAGTGCATCGGAACCTGGGGGTAATACATTTCAAAATAACGGCCGCTACGATATTAACGCCAGCGCTGCTAAACAGGTAATTTCTGCTGCTGGTAATAATCTTGTGAGCGATCGCATCACTGGCAAGGTAGATATTAACGGTACAACAGCACTAGCAACCCAAAATTCTCAACCTGCTGCCAATAATATCTTACGAGAAATACCAGCAACCGCTGAAATCACCTTTTCATCTCCCGAAATCTCTGAAACTATTAATGGACAAAGCAGCAACAACATTTCAGCAAACAATCCTGTTTCTACACAATTAAATAGTCAACTGCTGCCATTGGTGCCAGCTAATCTATCACTTTCCACCCCTAGATCCAATCAACAACCACCCACCTCTAAAGTTGCCGGATTTCCTACTCCTAGCAGCTTGTCAGGTAGACTGCCAACTAATACTCAAGTTACACAGCCGCCTAATACACCACAGTTAAATTATGTGCGGATCGATCCTAATACGATTGAGTTTACTGCCCCTGAGTATCCATCTAATTCAGTTGCACAGCCACCAGTTCCAACTATGAGGAATCAAATACAGCAGCCATCACCAATACTGGAAACTGCTGTCCCAGATGCTTCTGCACTTTTACCACTTCCTAACAACAATATCCCCATTGCTAATACTCGCAATCTGCGAACAAGTTCTGCAAGTATTCCATATCGTGGTAACTCTGCAACACAATTTGGTGTACGTTATCGCGTGGTAGTAACACTAGCAACTGATAGAGATAAAGATTTAGTGCGATCGCTTGTTCCTGGTGCATTTCCCACAGTTTGGGAAGGTCAAAAAGTTATGCAGGCAGGAGTATTTAGCAGTGAATATAATGCTAAAGAAATGCTCAAAACACTCTCTAGCAATGGTTTAAGAGCCATCATGGAGCCGTTGAATTAA
- a CDS encoding thiamine phosphate synthase: MVTRAYDNSHFDESTNGVVVMVEPYSQKEQIQQVVYRILDANLDRAREGLRIIEEWCRFGLNNAQLALECKRLRQEVAKWHTSELRAARDTPGDLGTELTHPQEEQRASIKSVLQANFCRIEEALRVLEEYSKLYQPNMAKACKQMRYQVYTLESSLMGHQRHQLLWRSHLYLVTSPNENLLNNVEAALKGGLTLLQYRDKTADDSLRLEQARKLRQLCHIYGALFIVNDRVDLALAVDADGVHLGQQDMPITIARQLLGSQRLIGRSTTNKEEMQAAIAEGVDYIGVGPVYETPTKVGKAATGLEYVSYAAKNCSIPWFAIGGIDANNINDVIDAGAERVAVVRSLMQAEQPTLVTQYLLSQLNRIKPEL; encoded by the coding sequence ATGGTTACTAGGGCTTATGATAATTCACACTTTGATGAAAGCACTAATGGGGTTGTTGTAATGGTCGAGCCATACAGCCAAAAAGAGCAAATACAGCAAGTTGTTTACCGCATTTTAGATGCCAATTTAGACCGCGCTCGTGAGGGCTTGCGAATTATTGAGGAATGGTGTCGGTTTGGGTTGAATAATGCCCAATTGGCTCTTGAATGCAAGCGCTTGCGACAAGAGGTAGCCAAGTGGCATACTTCCGAACTACGGGCAGCGCGAGATACACCAGGCGATTTGGGGACTGAGTTAACCCATCCTCAGGAAGAACAACGAGCTAGTATCAAATCGGTATTGCAAGCTAACTTTTGTCGGATAGAAGAAGCATTACGAGTGTTGGAAGAATACAGCAAGCTTTATCAGCCAAATATGGCTAAAGCTTGTAAGCAGATGCGCTATCAAGTTTATACCCTAGAAAGTAGTTTAATGGGTCATCAACGCCATCAATTGTTATGGCGATCGCATTTGTATCTTGTTACTTCCCCTAATGAAAATTTGTTGAACAATGTCGAGGCTGCACTCAAAGGCGGATTAACGCTTCTACAGTACCGCGACAAAACCGCCGATGATTCTTTGCGTCTGGAACAGGCGAGAAAATTACGGCAGTTATGCCACATCTACGGCGCTTTGTTTATTGTTAACGATCGCGTTGATCTAGCTTTAGCAGTCGATGCCGATGGAGTGCATCTGGGACAACAAGATATGCCTATTACCATTGCTCGGCAATTACTGGGTTCGCAACGTTTGATAGGTCGTTCTACCACAAATAAAGAAGAAATGCAAGCAGCAATTGCTGAAGGCGTAGATTATATTGGCGTGGGGCCAGTTTATGAAACTCCCACAAAAGTAGGTAAGGCAGCAACAGGGCTAGAATATGTCAGTTATGCCGCCAAAAATTGCTCAATTCCCTGGTTTGCGATTGGGGGAATAGATGCCAATAATATCAATGATGTGATCGATGCTGGAGCCGAACGTGTAGCGGTAGTGCGATCGCTCATGCAGGCCGAACAGCCTACCCTCGTGACCCAATATTTACTCTCCCAACTCAATCGCATTAAACCAGAACTTTAA
- the thiS gene encoding sulfur carrier protein ThiS, which translates to MSNEITIQINGETHSCSFQTSLPELLQQLGFNPRLVAVEYNGEILHRQFWPQTKVQPGDRLEVVTIVGGG; encoded by the coding sequence ATGTCTAATGAGATTACGATTCAGATAAATGGGGAAACCCATAGCTGTTCGTTTCAAACTTCTTTACCCGAGTTACTCCAACAGTTGGGTTTTAATCCCCGTTTAGTGGCTGTGGAGTATAACGGCGAAATTTTACACCGCCAGTTTTGGCCACAAACAAAAGTACAACCAGGCGATCGCTTAGAAGTGGTAACTATTGTTGGGGGTGGTTAA
- a CDS encoding glycosyltransferase family 4 protein translates to MQITTVTENLKLGNKVNQKTNHVFVFLEIFAHEGGIQSYIKDIFRAYLGLSQTYKAEVFLLRDSPDSLNPFEDENLKFHYFKNQSPYLGRLQMAAALLKCLLQSRPQQVFCGHINLAVLVQTLCQPLGIPYTVLTYGKEVWEPLKNQERRALTSAVGIWTISRYSRDRACAANSLNPKTVQMMPCAIDGDKFTPGSKQPELIQKYSLTGAKVLMTVARLWSGDIYKGVDVTIRALPQIAQVFPEVKYLVIGRGDDQPRLAQLAKDLGVSDRVIFAGFVATEELMEHYRLADAYIMPSQEGFGIVYLEAMACGVPVLSGDNDGSADPLQDGKLGWRVPHRSPDAVATACIEMLQGDDQRCDGDWLREQAIALFGIDAFQQHLQKILLLSVMTNDKRLKSLS, encoded by the coding sequence ATGCAGATCACTACAGTGACAGAAAACCTCAAGTTAGGTAATAAAGTTAACCAAAAAACTAATCATGTCTTCGTGTTCTTAGAAATTTTTGCCCACGAAGGTGGTATTCAATCATATATAAAAGATATTTTTCGCGCCTATTTGGGATTGAGCCAAACCTACAAGGCAGAAGTATTTTTGCTGCGAGATAGTCCAGATAGCTTAAATCCGTTTGAAGATGAGAACTTAAAATTTCATTACTTTAAAAACCAGTCTCCCTATTTAGGGAGATTGCAAATGGCAGCAGCTTTACTGAAGTGCCTTTTGCAAAGCCGTCCGCAGCAAGTTTTCTGCGGTCATATAAACTTAGCAGTATTAGTACAAACTCTTTGCCAGCCGTTGGGAATTCCTTATACCGTACTCACTTACGGTAAAGAAGTCTGGGAACCGCTGAAAAATCAAGAACGTCGCGCCCTGACATCAGCAGTTGGAATTTGGACAATTAGTCGCTACAGCCGCGATCGCGCTTGTGCTGCTAATAGTCTAAACCCGAAAACAGTACAAATGATGCCTTGTGCAATTGATGGGGACAAATTTACTCCTGGTTCCAAGCAGCCAGAATTAATCCAGAAGTATAGTTTAACTGGTGCTAAAGTATTAATGACAGTAGCGCGGTTATGGTCAGGGGATATTTACAAGGGTGTAGATGTTACGATTCGGGCACTACCACAAATCGCTCAAGTTTTCCCAGAAGTGAAATATTTAGTAATTGGTCGCGGTGATGACCAACCACGATTGGCACAGCTAGCAAAAGATTTAGGTGTGAGCGATCGCGTTATATTTGCTGGTTTCGTTGCCACAGAAGAGTTAATGGAACATTACCGCCTTGCTGATGCCTATATTATGCCTTCACAAGAAGGCTTTGGCATTGTTTATTTAGAAGCAATGGCTTGTGGAGTACCTGTATTATCCGGTGACAATGATGGTTCTGCTGACCCCTTACAGGATGGTAAACTAGGATGGCGAGTACCACACCGCAGTCCTGATGCCGTAGCAACGGCTTGTATAGAAATGCTGCAAGGTGATGACCAGCGATGTGATGGAGATTGGCTAAGAGAACAGGCGATCGCTCTGTTTGGCATAGATGCCTTCCAACAACACTTGCAAAAAATACTTTTATTATCAGTAATGACTAATGACAAACGACTAAAATCGCTATCCTAG
- a CDS encoding GDP-mannose 4,6-dehydratase, whose translation MTKTALVTGITGQDGYYLSHLLLNRGYRVVGLVPPHRQPNLTKLGTLANQVEIFTVDLQDSAALLTAVEQLRPQEIYNLAAPSFVPDSWNDPLGTLDLITGTATRLLEAVRKVGLSTRFYQASSSEMFGDVLVSPQDEETPFRPKNPYAAAKMHAHWTMVHHRQRYGLFACSGILYNHESPLRAPQFVTRKVSLAAASIKLGLTDTLEMGNLDAKRDWGFAGDYAEAMWLMLQVDEPEEYVIGTGKLHSVRDLVRTAFESVGLDWTQHIVLNTSLLRQDEHFQLVANPSKAKRNLGWEPQVSFEELLEKMVKTDLERLQSGAIAPSPRV comes from the coding sequence GTGACTAAGACAGCCCTAGTTACAGGAATTACTGGTCAAGATGGCTACTATCTTAGCCATTTGCTCCTCAATCGTGGTTATCGAGTTGTCGGATTAGTACCTCCGCATCGACAACCTAATTTGACAAAACTGGGAACACTGGCAAATCAGGTAGAAATTTTTACAGTTGATTTGCAAGATAGTGCGGCACTGTTGACCGCAGTTGAACAACTACGTCCCCAAGAAATTTACAATTTGGCGGCTCCTAGTTTTGTACCCGACTCCTGGAACGATCCATTGGGAACCTTGGATTTGATTACTGGTACGGCTACAAGACTCTTGGAAGCAGTACGAAAGGTTGGTTTGTCTACTAGATTTTATCAAGCTAGCAGTTCAGAAATGTTTGGCGATGTATTGGTCTCGCCTCAAGATGAAGAAACCCCTTTTCGTCCCAAAAATCCCTATGCTGCGGCTAAAATGCACGCTCACTGGACGATGGTGCATCATAGACAGCGCTATGGACTATTTGCCTGTAGTGGAATTTTATATAATCACGAATCTCCTCTACGCGCACCTCAGTTTGTTACACGCAAAGTTTCTCTAGCGGCTGCATCAATTAAATTGGGTTTAACTGACACCTTAGAAATGGGTAATCTAGATGCCAAGCGCGATTGGGGATTTGCGGGAGATTATGCAGAAGCAATGTGGCTAATGTTGCAAGTTGATGAGCCAGAAGAATATGTGATTGGCACTGGTAAACTACACAGTGTTAGAGATTTAGTTCGCACAGCCTTTGAGTCTGTCGGACTGGATTGGACACAGCATATAGTATTAAATACTAGTTTGTTGCGACAAGATGAGCATTTTCAACTAGTAGCTAACCCCAGTAAAGCTAAAAGAAACCTCGGCTGGGAACCCCAAGTCAGTTTTGAGGAACTTTTAGAAAAAATGGTTAAAACAGATTTAGAAAGGTTACAAAGTGGTGCAATTGCGCCCTCGCCACGAGTGTAA
- a CDS encoding anti-sigma regulatory factor — protein sequence MFSIVQQEHLMVKSELRLLNQVQEWFEKFCLQHLSQLGWSKTQLDRLNLALAEGFTNAVRHAHHALPPETTIEIKVYLWIDRLEIRIWDYGKPFDPDAIAEPAPGTLQVGGYGWFLLRRLADRVVYERGVDGRNCLLIVKYSVEAQK from the coding sequence ATGTTTAGCATAGTGCAGCAAGAGCATCTGATGGTTAAGAGCGAACTCAGGCTCTTAAACCAGGTGCAAGAATGGTTTGAGAAATTTTGTCTGCAACACTTATCTCAACTTGGCTGGTCAAAAACCCAACTTGATCGCCTCAATTTAGCATTAGCAGAAGGCTTTACCAACGCTGTTCGTCACGCTCATCATGCTTTACCCCCGGAAACAACTATTGAGATTAAAGTTTATCTGTGGATTGACCGATTAGAGATTAGAATTTGGGATTATGGAAAACCTTTCGATCCTGATGCGATCGCAGAACCAGCCCCAGGTACTCTACAAGTAGGTGGTTATGGATGGTTTCTCCTGAGGCGGTTGGCTGACCGTGTTGTATATGAGCGTGGTGTAGATGGTAGAAATTGCCTGCTCATCGTCAAATACTCTGTAGAAGCACAAAAGTAA
- the petD gene encoding cytochrome b6-f complex subunit IV — protein MATQKKPDLSDPQLRAKLAKGMGHNYYGEPAWPNDLLYVFPIVIMGSFAAIVALAVLDPAMTGEPANPFATPLEILPEWYLYPVFQILRSLPNKLLGVLAMGSVPVGLILVPFIENVNKFQNPFRRPVATTVFLVGTLVTVWLGIGAALPLDKSLTLGLF, from the coding sequence ATGGCAACACAAAAAAAACCTGACCTGAGCGATCCTCAGTTAAGAGCCAAACTCGCTAAAGGCATGGGTCACAACTACTACGGTGAACCCGCTTGGCCTAATGACCTACTTTATGTTTTTCCAATTGTGATCATGGGTTCCTTTGCTGCAATTGTGGCTCTAGCTGTGCTAGACCCTGCAATGACAGGCGAACCAGCAAATCCTTTCGCTACACCATTGGAAATTTTGCCAGAGTGGTACTTGTATCCAGTCTTCCAGATTTTGCGATCGCTTCCTAACAAGCTTTTAGGAGTGTTAGCAATGGGTTCCGTACCAGTAGGGCTAATCCTCGTTCCCTTTATTGAGAACGTGAATAAGTTCCAAAATCCCTTCCGTCGTCCAGTTGCAACCACAGTATTCCTCGTTGGTACCCTTGTCACCGTATGGCTGGGTATTGGTGCTGCTTTGCCATTGGATAAATCTTTGACCTTGGGACTATTCTAA
- the petB gene encoding cytochrome b6, giving the protein MANVYDWFEERLEIQALAEDVTSKYVPPHVNIFYCLGGITLVCFLIQFATGFAMTFYYRPTVTEAFSSVQYIMTEVNFGWLIRSIHRWSASMMVLMMILHVFRVYLTGGFKKPRELTWVSGVILAVITVSFGVTGYSLPWDQVGYWAVKIVSGVPEAIPVVGVLISDLLRGGSSVGQATLTRYYSAHTFVLPWLIAVFMLFHFLMIRKQGISGPL; this is encoded by the coding sequence ATGGCCAACGTTTACGACTGGTTTGAGGAACGCCTGGAGATTCAGGCACTCGCCGAAGATGTCACTAGCAAGTACGTCCCTCCCCACGTCAATATCTTTTACTGTCTGGGTGGAATTACCCTGGTTTGTTTTCTCATCCAGTTTGCCACTGGATTTGCTATGACGTTCTACTACAGACCAACAGTCACCGAAGCTTTCTCCTCAGTACAGTACATCATGACTGAAGTAAACTTCGGTTGGCTAATTCGCTCCATCCATCGCTGGTCTGCCAGCATGATGGTGTTGATGATGATTTTGCACGTCTTCCGGGTTTATCTCACAGGTGGTTTTAAAAAGCCCCGTGAATTGACCTGGGTAAGTGGTGTGATCCTGGCTGTGATTACTGTTTCCTTCGGAGTCACTGGCTATTCCCTACCTTGGGATCAAGTTGGCTATTGGGCTGTGAAAATCGTTAGCGGCGTACCAGAAGCAATTCCCGTAGTTGGCGTTCTGATCTCCGACTTGCTGCGCGGCGGTTCTAGTGTTGGTCAAGCAACACTAACCCGTTACTACAGCGCACACACCTTTGTACTGCCTTGGTTGATTGCAGTCTTCATGTTGTTTCACTTCTTGATGATTCGCAAGCAAGGCATTTCCGGGCCTTTGTAA